gggtCTTGTGTTTATTCTCTTACTTAGAAGATAACTCTTCATTAGGAGCAACTGGTTACTTTTCCCCTAGATTATGTATTCTTACTTCAAAGTTACATGAGAGAGCATAACAAGACATTTACTACAAAATAACACGCCTACTATGTATTTCCCTTTCATCCATTAAACCAGTGGTCCTGCTGAAGAATCAAGTCAGGTTGTTTGTCTGGACACATCTGTGTTGGCTGTTCACAGGTGATGCTGGCTGTCTATCTGTAAACACTTCCTGGATTAATACCAGTTCTGATATTTTACACAATTATCaaaccattaaggctggaaaagacctctaagaccaccttgtccaaccccaacccacgcccaccatgcccactgaccatgtccctcagtgccacatccacacggctctggaacacctccagcgatggtgactccaccacttccctgggcagcctgtgccactgcctcatcACCCCTTccaagaaatttttcctaatatccaacctgaacttaCCCTGGTGCAACCTCcaggccattacctctcatgCTAGAACCTAATAGTTTTCTGTTACAGTTAAAGTGTTGAGCTGAGCCTGACAAGATTCCCACTATCCTGTCTGTATGAGGCAGTGGGGCAGAAggatatgtttttatttttccccttcattaGGACTACCATCTTCCAACAGACATACCAGTCCTTCAAGAACCCCATTTTCCATAGAATCCACTGAGATGATGGTTGCTAGTATTTCAAAGAAGgtatttatttgaatatttctaaacagaatgaaaaatatgtctagcaactatttttatttgataattGCATCCTGAAGAGGCAAAGATGCATGAtctcagaaaacacagagaataaAAGATGAACAAGATCCAAGGCTAAGTTCTTTTTAGCACTGTTAGCTTTATCTCCCAGTTGCCAGCACAAAAATTACACATGCTTcccaaagcttttatttctttaaaaataaacatgtaatTTTATCTCTTGCTTTGAACTATAATACATAAAAAGGATGTTTTACTTGTAATAGCTTCAAAGTATGAAAGCCCGGGAACATACTGCACAGGTCAGGACAAATAATACTGAGGGTTTTTTTCGTGTGTTTTTCCTATGACTACATCCATTTGTGCTTGTTCATAACGATCTGCTTTCAAAGAAACTTCATCTTCATGCTCAGTCTTCTCATCCTACTATACCCATTAGCAAATATTACAcatgaaagatattttcaaagatgatacagaagtattttgctttgcttccccTGTGCTTTCATTCTTCTAGAGTTTTTCCCATTCGTGTACAGTTAACATCAATCAACAGACACTTTCACAAGGTAAGCATGTGTCTATCCAAATACGTGCCACCAAAACTGCAACAAAAACTGAGGCAGCCTTGTTCCTCTACCTAGTGTAACCAACTTTTTACTTGAGCAGATAGTGACGGGACAAGGTGGAATGGTTTAAAtctaaaggaggggagatttagcttTGATGTTGGGGAAATTTTTCAGcgagggcagtgaggccctggcacaggctgcccagagaagctgtggtgccccatccctggaggcgctcaaggccaggttggatggggccctgggcagcctgagctggtggggggacagccctgcccacagcaggggttggggctgggtgggctttgaggccccttccagcccaaaccattttgtgattctcaTCATTGTTCTGGTTTAGAGAGACGAGAACTGTATCACAGAGGTAATactataaaaacaaaccaataatCCAAACCAAGAAAGACATAGGAGttttcccccaaaataaaatattttttaaaagtcacgTGCAATTTCTGCATTGTTCCATACTAGGCATCTTTCTTGTTTCCCAGGCAACAGCACAGTGAGTGAGAAGATGATACCTACCTACACCTATTTGTTTTACCAAATAAAACCCAGAGCCATTTCTTGGTAATAAAGTGGAGTTAAAAGCAAATCACCATGATTAAAATCTAATGGCAGCTGTGTGTCAGGCAATTTACAGGGACTAACccaacagcagagaagaaaacaccaTCGCTCCTCAGCACGACATCTCCCCAGTTCCCGGAGCACCTCCACGCACCGCACCGCCCCGCAGAACCCGGCCCGCCCTCGGCCGCCTGCCCGCGGAGGTGTCTCCCGGGCCGCAGCGCCGCCCGCCGGGCCCTCCGGCAGCACCGCCCCGCGGAGGAGGAGCCGCGCAGGACTCGGAGGAGCTGCCGCTGCCGGAACCGCCGCCGCCCGAGCCGGGGCCATGGAGGACTTTCACCCCCACAACGACGAGGTAGGGGCTCTCCGCGCGGCCCCGTCCGGACGGGAGCCCGGCGCCGGGACAGCAGCGGGCGGGGGCGCGGCTGGGGCTCTGCGGTGTCCCGTGCCCCCGGAGCGGGGCGGACCGACGGGTTTGGGGGCTGAGCGGGCACTGGCGGCGTCCGGCAGCCGCCGTCGTCGTGCCACGCTGGGAGGTGGGGCCTCGTGGAAGGAGCCGAGCGGCCTTTTCCCCCCTCGGGCTCCGTTTTCGGATCTGTAGCAGCCCTTTTCTATTGGAAACTCACAGGGAAGTCGCTGTCCTTGAGATTTGCGCCCTTGCCCATTTGTTTGGAACCGATGGGCACAGAGAAGCAGATGGCAGAGGCGGACGTGCCAGGTTTTCTCTAGAAGCCAAGCTGAGTTCTGAGGAGTCAGAATGAGTAGAAAATAGGGTACATGAGAGCTGTAGGGAAAGTTTCTTGGGTGTGccaaaaataattgatttttacTTATTACAGATGATCTTCAATGCTGACGAGGCCCACAACATAGTTAAGGAGGTAGGTGTTCATGGCtcacatttcaaagaaactCTATATTTTGCAATATagtgaaaagagattttaattaATCATCCCTGATAGATTCAAACTTATACAAAATATAAACTATTatttaaatcaaatgaaatcaGACCTTCATTTGGAACTGCTTAAAGCTTCAGTTAATTCTTGTCTTCAACTATCTAAGGGGGAGAAGGTGACTGAGAGAGGGACAGAATTTGCTTTACCTTGGAAGGATGGGGGAAGACAGTCACAGATTGCATAGGAAATTcgttctgttttatttttttcccctttatccTGCTAGAGAGTAGGTGAtcactggagcaggctgcagggagctgggaagtCTCCATCTTTggagacttaaaaaaaaaaaaactgcctgTACAAAGTCTTGAGCAGCCTTGAGGTCACACTTGGAAGTTTAACTTTGGCTGGAGCAACAGGTTGGACAACATGAGCTTGTTATttatcaatatttaaaaaaaataatttttgcacaAAAAGAGCAGGCTGAAAGTGAGTAGCCTGCCAGTCTAAATTAAGTGCCTGATAACATGGTTAACAAAGAGACTGTGGCATACAGATACTTTCACATTTTACAGGGCAGTACTGTTTCTATAAGGAAATTTCTAGAGGgcctgtgcaggccctttccTACCTGCCCTGCCATGACAGGGCAGTGCTTCTTGAGCTGCTCCAGGTCACAGCAGCAAGCCCTCAGCTGTCAGGTGAATGACAATTCGGCCCTTACATAACTGGCACTGCTTAGAGAGGCCAGATACAGTATCACagattctctttctttttacatctgaggctgggagcagagccaaATGTTTCTGTCTCTGATAGAAAGCTCGACTGGATATGAGGAGTACTGGTATTGGATACATTTCTGGAAAAGGCTAGAGTCCCCGTGGCACCACTGAGCACTGTTGtcctgttttgtgtttgtttccatCAAGTCAGTGTCTAGCTTTATACAATGGGATCAGAACTAATTGGGTTTCCtaggatctggagcacaaatctcTTGCACAGCATGTTAGTGGGTGGTGCATGCATAGTCTACTGGATCAGAGAACATAGCTTTGTTTTACTTACCCATTACACATGTACATTTCTTTTACACTGCTATAATACAATTTCCATGAGTACACAATTCTGAATTTCTATAGGAAAAGAGAACGCTATTTAAGAATTACAGTTAGACAGcaggtttctgtttttcagtcacCTTGAGTTTAAGCAAGTATTGGCCAATCTAAAGCTGTGGGAGGATATGCACTTTTCAGGCATTTTAGTGCTGCAGGACGCAACACTTAAGCATCTGTTGCTTTTACATCTGCCTTATCATTTAAGCTGGGATTTGTGTTTTGCTACGGGGGCTCTGGCTTTCTGAAGATTCTGGATTATTGCTCAAAAACTCTGAAGGGCTGCCCAGCCCACGTAAATGTTATTGATCAGAGTAGTACAATTCCTACTGCAGCAGCACATAAAAGCCAAGCTGGAGTAGGCAGTCATTGAGAACCAttgggggagggaaggggcagcACGTTAGTATTTCCACTGGTATCCTGTGGTTTCACTTGGCAATTAAGGCATGCGGCCAAGCTCTTTCCCACACCAAATTTTTACTCAGAGCCTCAGTTTTCTGTATGTAGTAGTGAGGTAAGTatatactaaaaataatttcccaaGAAAGCTCATTTTACTTCCCGTTCAGCAACTGGGACCTGATGAGCAGAAGTGATTGAAAGTAAGCCAGTTGCCAGATGCAGTTCTTATACAAGACATCTTGAACCTTTACATTTTGAAGTTTCCTCTATTTACTGTAACTGTTTTTCCCCCGCTCTGTTTTAGTGCATAGAAAGTGTTTTAGGCAAAGCAGATTACAATCACAACAAAGTCAACCAGTGGACTGCAGCTATAGTGGAACAGTCGCTGACGCATTTGGTAAAACTAGGAAAAACGTATAAGTACATTGGTAAGTAGAAGTACCCATGCTTTTACCCTTTTACAGTCACAGTGAGTAAATGCTGAAAGGTTCGTTTCCACGCAGTGCTGTACTCAGTAGAAGAGTTTAATTGTTAAACtgtaaacaaagcagaacagataCTTCAACTCTTATAGAGGTTTTTAGTAATACTTATGGTAAAGCTATGGCAGATTTACTTAGGCCAAGCATGCTGTCAACAGTACAGAAGATAACATATTACACAGTCTTCCCTGACTCTTAAGCAGTCTTAAAACAATTATATCAATGTTGTGGTATCAGTTCAGGAAATAGATTGTAACATTATGGAAAGCGCAGCAATGATAGTAtagtagcaaagtcctaggccACAGCAAGTGATGATAAAatcaaacacagcagctgtggacacagaaacaaaggaaagaatccccttacccttggaaggcctcaggtaggcagggatctccaacAAGATGCCCTTACCTTCACTGTCAAcctttaaatgaggtctgggaaggggtggatcctggctccaccccttctgatcgctcaggtacattgcatgcacccgagctcccctgggttggccctgccttcccaccaggtgctccatcactgatTCAAGCTGTTACTtggcatttctgctacacagatacttcttaattttttttaaataaaagcattttattacGCTTCTTATAAGTACAGACTTTTACAAGATTTTCAGTCCTCTAAGCTACTTCATgtcctgttatttttctgtgcacatctatggaagagaaatggagaaaagtgcATGTTTAAAATGCTATTACATCAACGCTTCACGAAAGAACCAAAGCAAGTGTTTGCACTCTGGTCTGTTTTTAGAGTCTTCAATTCAAACTTAATGTTTTTACAGCAGTTACAGGTCAGTCTAGAAATGCCATATTACCACAGTGTGGTTTCAGAGAGCAGCCAGCGCTACCTTTGGGAAGCAGCTCTCGTCCAGAATGACTTCTGTTGTACCTGTGAGGACAGCACTTGGAACCCAGTTCTGAGGCGCACCTGACAGAAGCTGTATCTAAGCAGTTTAAAAGATAGAAAGCACAATCCTATTAGCGAGCATTTTGTTAAAGCCATTGTCTTTACGTGACTAAAGATAATCATGAATCAAATACCGAGTTCTTGAGGAAAATACTGGGAGTGATGGAAATGTCAAAATAGGTGTTGACTTAGCTGAATGCTGCCTGACAgccatttgaaaaaatatcataAGCTGGAGTTCAGAAATTGTGAACGATTCACCTCTTCAATAATGAAAGCTGTGGTTTTATGACTGTATCTTTCAGTAACCTGTGCAGTGATGCAGAG
The Numida meleagris isolate 19003 breed g44 Domestic line chromosome 1, NumMel1.0, whole genome shotgun sequence genome window above contains:
- the DYNLT3 gene encoding dynein light chain Tctex-type 3, which gives rise to MEDFHPHNDEMIFNADEAHNIVKECIESVLGKADYNHNKVNQWTAAIVEQSLTHLVKLGKTYKYIVTCAVMQRCGAGLHTASSCFWDTTTDGTCTVRWENRTMNCIVNVFAVAIIL